In Amyelois transitella isolate CPQ chromosome 3, ilAmyTran1.1, whole genome shotgun sequence, a single genomic region encodes these proteins:
- the LOC106133359 gene encoding cilia- and flagella-associated protein 20 produces MFKNTFQSGFLSILYSIGSKPLQIWDKKVRNGHIKRITDNDIQSLVLEIVGTNVSTTYITCPADPKKTLGIKLPFLVMIIKNLKKYFTFEVQVLDDKNVRRRFRASNYQSTTRVKPFICTMPMRLDEGWNQIQFNLADFTRRAYGTNYVETLRVQIHANCRIRRVYFSDRLYSEDELPAEFKLFLPIQNKAKTAVAT; encoded by the exons ATGTTTAAGAACACATTTCAGTCCGGTTTCCTGTCCATTCTTTACAGTATAGGCAGTAAGCCGCTACAGATTTGGGACAAAAAGGTACGAAATGGGCACATAAAAAGGATTACAGACAACGATATTCAAAGCCTGGTGCTTGAGATTGTTGGAACAAATGTCAGCACAACGTACATTACTTGCCCCGCCGACCCGAAGAAAACACTCGGTATCAAGCTACCTTTCCTGGTTATGATCATAAAGAATCTGAAGAAATACTTCACTTTTGAAGTTCAG GTATTGGATGACAAAAATGTTCGAAGGAGGTTTAGAGCCAGTAACTATCAATCAACTACAAGGGTTAAACCCTTTATCTGCACAATGCCAATGAGACTAGATGAGGGTTGGAaccaaattcaatttaatttggcTGATTTCACTCGTAGGGCTTATGGCACCAACTATGTTGAGACGTTGAGGGTCCAAATTCATGCTAACTGCCGAATAAGAAGAGTTTACTTCTCCGACCGATTGTATTCTGAGGATGAATTGCCAGCAGAATTCAAACTTTTCCTTCCAATACAGAACAAGGCTAAAACAGCAGTAGCTACATAA
- the LOC106133383 gene encoding BOS complex subunit NOMO3 isoform X2, producing the protein MAVDFAYDFKIILFIISIFLLSQCNGNDILGCGGFVKSHVSLDFSKIEIGLYTKSGILKEKTECAPNNGYYFLPLYEKGEYILKVHPPAGWSFEPSQVELTIDGVTDQCSTSQDINFSFNGFGITGKVITAGQQKGPAGISVQLVDNKGEVRDTVTSVGGDFHFTPIIPGKYTVKASHPRWKLDPSQAVVQVKEGNTALPVGVLAVKGYDVRGSVTAFGSAIGGVYVLLYSKEASPKFRVEGCNTAMLQGLPDSKDSPICHTITDSNGEFTFGLVPAGEYKLMVLPTPPGQVTYIMKPEQVPFTVLHDSIYIKNAFEITGFTLASSARSAVGADVSGAQVLLDGRAVAKTDADGKFTLTNLQPGTYAMRLQHETSTHDTQLSVTQAGRIRVAGDAESKWRVCGSVTPAQARGVSITDTKRNKVIPITPGDDGKWCIFLSAGAYIAQVVVSEQEQRDGLQFYPLSHKLLVKDSAIEDISFSQLKGELTGRIVCSSALCDLLTVTLRPLSADGGYVGKPLTLNAKDGKYKFVDVLPGSVEISVPHDRLCWQDSTHNVVLTQQHATVPDFVHTGYVLKFHSSHDVQVDYKSSKSSGSLSIPRGSSQQCVREAGRYQLTPRGCHRFRPASIYADTADAETIHFEAVSHAVVVRVTSPEPAQDLKLRVTMDAAGTTDVGPLEPKPMPTGGYVYEHTLYMADGEVGTVHAVSSSLLMEGAPAQLRGARDCQPGAALLRAVRARTLRGRLLPPVPGATLTLASDDFKLVQTTTSDGTYRFGPLDASKKYTITAEKESYVFSEPDERGDIRAHKLAEITVELLDEADGAPLQGAPVSVSGGTYRRVLAAGEDGRARFTALQPADYYIKPHAKEYRFNPQHQVLKVADGQNQKLTLKIRGLLPGCVYKIELKESTNPELAGLRLVKAPASLEVKDNKDIVNVKIIVIQPQQLTDVNVLVHAPNIEHYKTLRLTLAAESTPNTPIYSTKLDPTGYNQLLNPGLMYVLPRLPADNKTYVLQLESTLSKATHVYSDEVHYFVSDGKFKSFDIEFAPKVKLSEQELRQTSFLVVPLLIALAVAYHRRDALCSQAGILAGTLSARLAAHPARQRAERPDLLDKASIDHIVSTVNAAGKRSSKKKQ; encoded by the exons ATGGCTGTGGACTTTGCTtacgattttaaaataattttatttattatttcaatattcttGCTATCGCAATGCAATGGAAATGATATTTTAGGATGTGGAGGATTTGTGAAAAGCCATGTTAGCTTGGATTTCTCTAAAATTGAAATCGGACT TTACACCAAATCAGGAATTTTGAAAGAGAAGACTGAATGTGCCCCAAATAATGGGTATTACTTCTTGCCACTTTACGAGAAAGGAGAATACATCTTAAAGGTCCATCCTCCCGCTGGATGGAGTTTCGAACCTTCCCAAGTGGAGCTGACAATAGACGGAGTTACTGATCAATGTTCAACAAGCCaagatattaatttttcattcaatgGATTTGGAATTACCGGAAAGGTGATCACAGCTGGTCAACAGAAGGGCCCGGCGGGTATTTCAGTGCAGTTGGTAGATAATAAGGGAGAAGTGAGGGACACCGTAACATCAGTTGGTGGGGACTTCCATTTTACCCCAATTATTCCGGGAAAATATACTGTAAAGGCTTCTCATCCAAG gtggAAGTTAGATCCTTCCCAAGCTGTAGTGCAGGTCAAGGAAGGTAACACGGCCCTGCCTGTGGGCGTGCTGGCCGTCAAAGGTTACGATGTGAGGGGCTCCGTCACCGCATTCGGCTCTGCTATTGGTGGAGTCTACGTTCTTTTGTATTCTAAAGAG GCAAGTCCCAAGTTCCGAGTGGAGGGCTGCAACACAGCGATGTTACAAGGATTACCGGACTCTAAGGACTCTCCGATATGCCACACTATCACAGATTCCAATGGGGAATTCACCTTTGGTTTAGTACCTGCTGGAGAGTACAA acTCATGGTACTCCCGACGCCACCAGGACAAGTGACATATATCATGAAGCCAGAACAAGTGCCGTTCACCGTGCTTCATGATAGCATTTATATCAAGAACGCCTTCGAG ATAACAGGTTTCACCCTGGCGAGCTCTGCGCGCTCCGCAGTGGGTGCGGACGTGAGCGGAGCCCAAGTGCTACTGGACGGGCGGGCGGTCGCCAAGACAGATGCTGATGGAAAGTTCACATTGACCAATCTACAGCCTGGGACTTACGCGATGAGATTACAACATG AAACTTCAACACACGACACGCAACTGTCGGTGACTCAAGCGGGCCGCATCCGCGTGGCGGGCGACGCGGAGTCCAAGTGGCGCGTGTGCGGCTCTGTCACCCCCGCACAGGCGCGGGGCGTGAGCATTACTGACACCAAGAGAAATAAGGTCATACCCATCACGCCTGGGGATGATG gtAAATGGTGTATCTTCCTGTCAGCCGGTGCGTACATAGCGCAAGTGGTCGTGAGCGAGCAAGAACAGAGAGATGGACTGCA ATTCTACCCACTCTCCCATAAGTTGCTAGTCAAAGACTCTGCCATAGAAGACATATCTTTCTCCCAACTCAAGGGGGAGCTCACAGGCAGGATTGTGTGTTCGTCTGCTCTGTGCGACCTCCTCACCGTCACGCTGCGCCCTCTGTCGGCAGACGGCGGGTACGTCGGAAAACCACTCACTTTGAACGCTAAAG acGGCAAATACAAATTCGTTGACGTCCTACCGGGCAGTGTGGAAATCTCAGTGCCTCACGACAGGCTCTGTTGGCAAGACTCCACTCACAACGTGGTGCTAACTCAACAACACGCCACTGTACCTGATTTCGTTCATACTGGATATGTGCTTAAGTTCCATAGCTCTCATGATGTACAg GTGGACTACAAATCGTCTAAATCATCCGGGTCTCTGTCCATCCCGCGGGGCTCTAGCCAGCAGTGCGTGCGCGAGGCGGGCCGCTACCAGCTGACGCCGCGCGGCTGCCACCGCTTCCGGCCCGCCAGCATCTACGCCGACACCGCTGATGCTGAG ACGATTCACTTCGAGGCCGTTTCGCACGCGGTCGTGGTACGGGTGACGTCGCCGGAGCCGGCCCAGGATCTGAAGCTGAGGGTCACCATGGACGCCGCGGGCACCACCGACGTGGGACCCTTGGAACCCAAACCCATGCCCACTGGCGGATACGTGTATGAACATACATTGTATATGGCTGAT GGCGAAGTGGGCACCGTGCACGCTGTTTCGTCCAGCCTGCTGATGGAGGGCGCGCCGGCGCAGCTGCGGGGCGCGCGCGACTGCCAGCCCGGCGCCGCGCTGCTGCGGGccgtgcgcgcgcgcacgcTGCGCGGCCGCCTGCTGCCGCCCGTGCCCGGCGCCACGCTCACGCTCGCCAGCG ACGACTTCAAACTCGTCCAAACGACGACATCCGACGGCACCTACCGCTTCGGACCGTTGGACGCGTCAAAGAAATACACCATCACCGCTGAGAAGGAGTCCTACGTGTTCAGCGAGCCCGACGAGCGCGGCGACATCCGGGCGCACAAGCTGGCCGAGATCACTGTGGAGCTGCTGGACGAGGCTGATGGGGCTCCGTTGCAG GGAGCCCCGGTGTCAGTCAGCGGCGGCACGTACCGGCGCGTGCTGGCGGCGGGCGAGGACGGCCGCGCCCGCTTCACGGCGCTGCAGCCGGCCGATTACTACATCAAGCCCCACGCCAAAGAGTACAGGTTCAATCCCCAGCATCAGGTGCTGAAGGTCGCCGACGGGCAGAACCAGAAGCTCACGCTGAA AATCCGAGGTCTCCTACCAGGATGCGTGTATAAAATCGAGCTTAAAGAGTCTACTAATCCAGAGTTAGCCGGTTTGAGACTGGTCAAAGCACCTGCTTCGTTAGAG GTGAAAGACAACAAGGACATTGTGAACGTGAAGATCATCGTCATCCAACCTCAGCAGCTGACTGATGTCAACGTACTGGTCCATGCGCCCAATATAGAACACTACAAGACCTTAAGATTGACCCTAGCCGCCGAATCTACACCAAACACGCCCATATACTCGACGAAACTGGATCCGACCGGTTATAACCAGTTGTTGAACCCAGGACTGATGTATGTCCTGCCCAG GTTGCCGGCGGATAATAAGACTTATGTGTTACAATTAGAGTCCACTTTGTCCAAAGCGACGCATGTTTATAGCGACGAAGTACATTATTTCGTATCAGATGGTAAATTCAAGAGTTTTGATATCGAGTTCGCTCCTAAG
- the LOC106133383 gene encoding BOS complex subunit NOMO3 isoform X1 translates to MAVDFAYDFKIILFIISIFLLSQCNGNDILGCGGFVKSHVSLDFSKIEIGLYTKSGILKEKTECAPNNGYYFLPLYEKGEYILKVHPPAGWSFEPSQVELTIDGVTDQCSTSQDINFSFNGFGITGKVITAGQQKGPAGISVQLVDNKGEVRDTVTSVGGDFHFTPIIPGKYTVKASHPRWKLDPSQAVVQVKEGNTALPVGVLAVKGYDVRGSVTAFGSAIGGVYVLLYSKEASPKFRVEGCNTAMLQGLPDSKDSPICHTITDSNGEFTFGLVPAGEYKLMVLPTPPGQVTYIMKPEQVPFTVLHDSIYIKNAFEITGFTLASSARSAVGADVSGAQVLLDGRAVAKTDADGKFTLTNLQPGTYAMRLQHETSTHDTQLSVTQAGRIRVAGDAESKWRVCGSVTPAQARGVSITDTKRNKVIPITPGDDGKWCIFLSAGAYIAQVVVSEQEQRDGLQFYPLSHKLLVKDSAIEDISFSQLKGELTGRIVCSSALCDLLTVTLRPLSADGGYVGKPLTLNAKDGKYKFVDVLPGSVEISVPHDRLCWQDSTHNVVLTQQHATVPDFVHTGYVLKFHSSHDVQVDYKSSKSSGSLSIPRGSSQQCVREAGRYQLTPRGCHRFRPASIYADTADAETIHFEAVSHAVVVRVTSPEPAQDLKLRVTMDAAGTTDVGPLEPKPMPTGGYVYEHTLYMADGEVGTVHAVSSSLLMEGAPAQLRGARDCQPGAALLRAVRARTLRGRLLPPVPGATLTLASDDFKLVQTTTSDGTYRFGPLDASKKYTITAEKESYVFSEPDERGDIRAHKLAEITVELLDEADGAPLQGAPVSVSGGTYRRVLAAGEDGRARFTALQPADYYIKPHAKEYRFNPQHQVLKVADGQNQKLTLKGRRVAWSCVGTVSWLGRAGVAGAALAATPAPPAAPCPAQDATSDAAGGFRIRGLLPGCVYKIELKESTNPELAGLRLVKAPASLEVKDNKDIVNVKIIVIQPQQLTDVNVLVHAPNIEHYKTLRLTLAAESTPNTPIYSTKLDPTGYNQLLNPGLMYVLPRLPADNKTYVLQLESTLSKATHVYSDEVHYFVSDGKFKSFDIEFAPKVKLSEQELRQTSFLVVPLLIALAVAYHRRDALCSQAGILAGTLSARLAAHPARQRAERPDLLDKASIDHIVSTVNAAGKRSSKKKQ, encoded by the exons ATGGCTGTGGACTTTGCTtacgattttaaaataattttatttattatttcaatattcttGCTATCGCAATGCAATGGAAATGATATTTTAGGATGTGGAGGATTTGTGAAAAGCCATGTTAGCTTGGATTTCTCTAAAATTGAAATCGGACT TTACACCAAATCAGGAATTTTGAAAGAGAAGACTGAATGTGCCCCAAATAATGGGTATTACTTCTTGCCACTTTACGAGAAAGGAGAATACATCTTAAAGGTCCATCCTCCCGCTGGATGGAGTTTCGAACCTTCCCAAGTGGAGCTGACAATAGACGGAGTTACTGATCAATGTTCAACAAGCCaagatattaatttttcattcaatgGATTTGGAATTACCGGAAAGGTGATCACAGCTGGTCAACAGAAGGGCCCGGCGGGTATTTCAGTGCAGTTGGTAGATAATAAGGGAGAAGTGAGGGACACCGTAACATCAGTTGGTGGGGACTTCCATTTTACCCCAATTATTCCGGGAAAATATACTGTAAAGGCTTCTCATCCAAG gtggAAGTTAGATCCTTCCCAAGCTGTAGTGCAGGTCAAGGAAGGTAACACGGCCCTGCCTGTGGGCGTGCTGGCCGTCAAAGGTTACGATGTGAGGGGCTCCGTCACCGCATTCGGCTCTGCTATTGGTGGAGTCTACGTTCTTTTGTATTCTAAAGAG GCAAGTCCCAAGTTCCGAGTGGAGGGCTGCAACACAGCGATGTTACAAGGATTACCGGACTCTAAGGACTCTCCGATATGCCACACTATCACAGATTCCAATGGGGAATTCACCTTTGGTTTAGTACCTGCTGGAGAGTACAA acTCATGGTACTCCCGACGCCACCAGGACAAGTGACATATATCATGAAGCCAGAACAAGTGCCGTTCACCGTGCTTCATGATAGCATTTATATCAAGAACGCCTTCGAG ATAACAGGTTTCACCCTGGCGAGCTCTGCGCGCTCCGCAGTGGGTGCGGACGTGAGCGGAGCCCAAGTGCTACTGGACGGGCGGGCGGTCGCCAAGACAGATGCTGATGGAAAGTTCACATTGACCAATCTACAGCCTGGGACTTACGCGATGAGATTACAACATG AAACTTCAACACACGACACGCAACTGTCGGTGACTCAAGCGGGCCGCATCCGCGTGGCGGGCGACGCGGAGTCCAAGTGGCGCGTGTGCGGCTCTGTCACCCCCGCACAGGCGCGGGGCGTGAGCATTACTGACACCAAGAGAAATAAGGTCATACCCATCACGCCTGGGGATGATG gtAAATGGTGTATCTTCCTGTCAGCCGGTGCGTACATAGCGCAAGTGGTCGTGAGCGAGCAAGAACAGAGAGATGGACTGCA ATTCTACCCACTCTCCCATAAGTTGCTAGTCAAAGACTCTGCCATAGAAGACATATCTTTCTCCCAACTCAAGGGGGAGCTCACAGGCAGGATTGTGTGTTCGTCTGCTCTGTGCGACCTCCTCACCGTCACGCTGCGCCCTCTGTCGGCAGACGGCGGGTACGTCGGAAAACCACTCACTTTGAACGCTAAAG acGGCAAATACAAATTCGTTGACGTCCTACCGGGCAGTGTGGAAATCTCAGTGCCTCACGACAGGCTCTGTTGGCAAGACTCCACTCACAACGTGGTGCTAACTCAACAACACGCCACTGTACCTGATTTCGTTCATACTGGATATGTGCTTAAGTTCCATAGCTCTCATGATGTACAg GTGGACTACAAATCGTCTAAATCATCCGGGTCTCTGTCCATCCCGCGGGGCTCTAGCCAGCAGTGCGTGCGCGAGGCGGGCCGCTACCAGCTGACGCCGCGCGGCTGCCACCGCTTCCGGCCCGCCAGCATCTACGCCGACACCGCTGATGCTGAG ACGATTCACTTCGAGGCCGTTTCGCACGCGGTCGTGGTACGGGTGACGTCGCCGGAGCCGGCCCAGGATCTGAAGCTGAGGGTCACCATGGACGCCGCGGGCACCACCGACGTGGGACCCTTGGAACCCAAACCCATGCCCACTGGCGGATACGTGTATGAACATACATTGTATATGGCTGAT GGCGAAGTGGGCACCGTGCACGCTGTTTCGTCCAGCCTGCTGATGGAGGGCGCGCCGGCGCAGCTGCGGGGCGCGCGCGACTGCCAGCCCGGCGCCGCGCTGCTGCGGGccgtgcgcgcgcgcacgcTGCGCGGCCGCCTGCTGCCGCCCGTGCCCGGCGCCACGCTCACGCTCGCCAGCG ACGACTTCAAACTCGTCCAAACGACGACATCCGACGGCACCTACCGCTTCGGACCGTTGGACGCGTCAAAGAAATACACCATCACCGCTGAGAAGGAGTCCTACGTGTTCAGCGAGCCCGACGAGCGCGGCGACATCCGGGCGCACAAGCTGGCCGAGATCACTGTGGAGCTGCTGGACGAGGCTGATGGGGCTCCGTTGCAG GGAGCCCCGGTGTCAGTCAGCGGCGGCACGTACCGGCGCGTGCTGGCGGCGGGCGAGGACGGCCGCGCCCGCTTCACGGCGCTGCAGCCGGCCGATTACTACATCAAGCCCCACGCCAAAGAGTACAGGTTCAATCCCCAGCATCAGGTGCTGAAGGTCGCCGACGGGCAGAACCAGAAGCTCACGCTGAA GGGCCGGCGCGTGGCGTGGTCGTGCGTCGGCACGGTGTCGTGGCTGGGGCGCGCGGGCGTGGCGGGCGCCGCGCTGGCCGCCacgcccgcgccgcccgccgcgccctGCCCCGCGCAGGACGCCACTAGCGACGCCGCCGGCGGCTTCAG AATCCGAGGTCTCCTACCAGGATGCGTGTATAAAATCGAGCTTAAAGAGTCTACTAATCCAGAGTTAGCCGGTTTGAGACTGGTCAAAGCACCTGCTTCGTTAGAG GTGAAAGACAACAAGGACATTGTGAACGTGAAGATCATCGTCATCCAACCTCAGCAGCTGACTGATGTCAACGTACTGGTCCATGCGCCCAATATAGAACACTACAAGACCTTAAGATTGACCCTAGCCGCCGAATCTACACCAAACACGCCCATATACTCGACGAAACTGGATCCGACCGGTTATAACCAGTTGTTGAACCCAGGACTGATGTATGTCCTGCCCAG GTTGCCGGCGGATAATAAGACTTATGTGTTACAATTAGAGTCCACTTTGTCCAAAGCGACGCATGTTTATAGCGACGAAGTACATTATTTCGTATCAGATGGTAAATTCAAGAGTTTTGATATCGAGTTCGCTCCTAAG